From the Sphingomonas aliaeris genome, one window contains:
- a CDS encoding alpha-ketoacid dehydrogenase subunit beta, with protein MNMIQAINSAMDVMMARDPDVIVMGEDVGYFGGVFRATAGLQAKYGKQRVFDTPITECGIIGVAVGMGAYGLRPVPEIQFADYIYPALDQLVSEAARLRYRSAGEFIAPMTVRSPFGGGIFGGQTHSQSPEGIFTHVSGVKTVIPSTPYDAKGLLIAAIEDNDPTIFFEPKRIYNGPFDGYWDKPAQNWSKHPAGEVPTGYYKIELGKAKVVRAGEALTVLAYGTMVHVAQAVIADAGIDAEIIDLRTLVPLDIEAIEASVKKTGRCMIIHEATRTSGFGAELSALVQERCFYHLEAPIERVTGFDTPYPHSLEWAYFPGPVRIGEALKKVMKD; from the coding sequence ATGAACATGATCCAGGCGATCAATTCCGCGATGGACGTCATGATGGCACGCGATCCGGACGTGATCGTGATGGGCGAGGATGTCGGCTATTTCGGCGGCGTGTTCCGCGCGACGGCGGGGCTTCAGGCGAAATACGGCAAGCAGCGCGTGTTCGATACGCCGATCACCGAATGCGGCATCATCGGCGTCGCGGTCGGCATGGGCGCCTATGGCCTGCGCCCCGTGCCGGAAATCCAGTTCGCGGATTACATCTATCCCGCGCTCGACCAGCTCGTGTCGGAAGCCGCCCGCCTGCGCTACCGCTCGGCCGGTGAATTCATCGCGCCGATGACGGTACGGTCACCTTTCGGCGGCGGCATTTTCGGCGGCCAGACGCACAGCCAGTCGCCCGAGGGTATCTTCACCCACGTATCGGGCGTGAAGACGGTGATCCCCTCCACGCCCTACGATGCGAAGGGCCTGCTGATCGCGGCGATCGAGGATAACGATCCGACGATCTTCTTCGAACCCAAGCGCATTTATAACGGCCCGTTCGACGGCTATTGGGACAAGCCGGCGCAGAACTGGTCGAAGCATCCCGCGGGCGAGGTTCCGACCGGATATTACAAGATCGAGCTCGGCAAGGCCAAGGTCGTGCGCGCGGGCGAAGCGCTGACCGTTCTCGCCTATGGCACGATGGTGCATGTGGCGCAGGCGGTGATCGCCGATGCGGGGATCGATGCGGAAATCATCGACTTGCGCACGCTCGTTCCGCTCGACATCGAAGCGATCGAGGCGTCGGTCAAGAAGACCGGGCGTTGCATGATCATCCACGAAGCGACCCGGACCAGCGGCTTCGGCGCGGAGCTTTCCGCCTTGGTGCAGGAACGCTGCTTCTATCATCTGGAGGCGCCGATCGAACGCGTCACCGGGTTCGACACGCCGTATCCGCACAGCCTCGAATGGGCCTATTTCCCCGGCCCGGTGCGCATCGGCGAGGCGTTGAAGAAAGTGATGAAGGACTAG
- a CDS encoding GNAT family N-acetyltransferase, with protein sequence MAAKLTVQGGLYTGAGMMDSMMEHGRGSPAGLGIVEYSDGLAREFHDINAQWISAMFRLEDTDRDVLENPRARIVDPGGVILFAQDSDLGIVGTCALQKTGERQFELTKMGVLEEARGRKVGEFLLTAVLDRAAAMGAQRLYLLTSSRCAAAIHLYEKNGFRHDAGIMRDFGSRYARCDVAMLYRG encoded by the coding sequence ATGGCGGCCAAATTGACAGTGCAGGGCGGTCTATATACCGGCGCGGGCATGATGGATTCGATGATGGAACACGGGCGCGGATCGCCGGCGGGGCTCGGGATCGTGGAATATTCGGACGGGCTGGCGCGCGAATTTCACGACATCAATGCGCAGTGGATCTCCGCCATGTTCCGGCTTGAGGATACCGACCGCGACGTATTGGAAAATCCCCGCGCGCGGATCGTCGATCCGGGCGGGGTGATCCTGTTCGCACAGGATTCGGATCTCGGCATCGTCGGAACCTGCGCGTTGCAGAAGACGGGCGAACGTCAATTCGAGCTGACGAAGATGGGCGTGCTGGAAGAGGCGCGGGGGCGGAAGGTGGGCGAGTTTTTGCTGACCGCAGTGCTCGACCGCGCTGCGGCGATGGGGGCGCAGCGGCTGTACCTGTTGACCAGTTCCCGATGTGCGGCCGCCATCCATCTGTATGAGAAGAACGGCTTCCGCCACGACGCCGGGATCATGCGCGACTTCGGCTCGCGCTATGCCCGGTGCGACGTGGCGATGCTGTACCGCGGCTGA
- a CDS encoding response regulator has protein sequence MLDQMRILIVEDEPMTGMDLAHHIESLNGTVVGPFGSVAEAMETLVDTVVDGAVLDGQLTDRDVTPVARRLFESNTPFVMFTGNQLPAEMLGDDHDVPVMSKPASPSMVLQRLISEMSIRRTSDLEKYEQVKVMLDASIALMDKIGDGLIGAHLALPLELIEDRLNTVAHAS, from the coding sequence ATGCTTGATCAAATGCGTATCCTGATCGTCGAGGACGAGCCGATGACCGGCATGGACCTCGCCCATCATATCGAAAGCCTGAACGGTACCGTGGTCGGTCCGTTTGGATCGGTGGCGGAAGCGATGGAGACTTTGGTCGATACGGTGGTCGACGGTGCGGTTCTGGACGGTCAGTTGACCGATCGCGACGTGACTCCGGTCGCGCGGCGGCTGTTCGAAAGCAACACGCCGTTCGTGATGTTCACCGGCAATCAATTGCCTGCGGAGATGCTCGGCGACGATCACGACGTCCCGGTGATGAGCAAGCCCGCATCGCCATCGATGGTGCTGCAACGCCTGATCAGCGAGATGTCGATCCGCCGGACGAGCGATCTGGAAAAGTACGAGCAGGTCAAGGTTATGCTCGATGCATCGATCGCGCTGATGGACAAGATCGGTGACGGCCTGATCGGTGCGCACCTCGCGCTGCCGCTGGAATTGATCGAAGACCGGCTGAACACCGTAGCGCACGCGAGCTGA
- a CDS encoding mannose-1-phosphate guanylyltransferase/mannose-6-phosphate isomerase, translating into MPLSRPIVPVILSGGSGTRLWPMSRPERPKQMLSLTAAETMLQLTATRVMGELRADGTRGEGNGGERFTAPIVVANARHADMIDEQLDAVSASAQAVILEPAGRNTAPAIALAAIAAGDGASPLLVMPSDHVIDDVPAFHAAIHAAMPLVEQGWLVTFGIAPDAPETGYGYIQVGEEVSPGVNRVVRFVEKPPREKAEAMVAGGDHAWNGGIFLFRADAYLGALSHHAPDMLSACTAAMDGARQDGQRIYPDADAFAASPSDSIDYAVMEKADRVAVVPVSMGWSDLGSWDALHAISPRDETGNAHQGDIVAIETVNCLVRSDGVRIAMVGVEDLIVVASGNDVLILPRGRSQEVKKLIEAMKDG; encoded by the coding sequence ATGCCGCTTTCCCGACCGATCGTTCCCGTCATCCTTTCGGGCGGATCGGGCACGCGGTTGTGGCCGATGTCGCGGCCCGAACGCCCGAAACAGATGCTGTCGCTGACCGCGGCGGAGACGATGCTGCAATTGACCGCCACCCGCGTGATGGGCGAATTGCGCGCCGACGGGACACGCGGCGAGGGCAACGGGGGCGAGCGCTTCACCGCACCCATCGTCGTCGCCAATGCCCGTCATGCCGACATGATCGACGAGCAACTGGACGCGGTGTCCGCCTCCGCCCAGGCCGTCATCCTCGAACCAGCGGGACGCAATACCGCGCCCGCCATCGCTCTGGCCGCGATCGCGGCCGGCGACGGCGCAAGCCCTTTGCTCGTCATGCCATCCGACCATGTGATCGATGACGTGCCGGCGTTCCATGCCGCGATCCACGCCGCGATGCCGCTGGTGGAACAGGGCTGGCTCGTCACGTTCGGTATCGCGCCCGACGCGCCCGAGACCGGCTACGGATACATCCAGGTCGGGGAAGAGGTCTCGCCCGGCGTCAACCGCGTCGTCCGCTTCGTCGAAAAGCCGCCGCGGGAGAAGGCGGAGGCGATGGTCGCCGGCGGCGATCACGCCTGGAACGGCGGTATCTTCCTGTTCCGCGCCGACGCCTATCTCGGCGCATTGTCGCACCATGCGCCCGACATGCTGTCGGCCTGCACGGCCGCGATGGACGGTGCGCGGCAGGACGGCCAGCGCATCTATCCCGACGCCGACGCCTTCGCTGCATCGCCGTCCGATTCCATCGACTATGCGGTGATGGAAAAGGCGGACCGGGTCGCGGTCGTGCCCGTCAGCATGGGGTGGAGCGACCTCGGCAGTTGGGACGCGCTCCATGCGATCAGCCCGCGCGACGAAACCGGCAATGCGCATCAAGGCGACATCGTCGCAATCGAGACGGTGAATTGCCTGGTGCGTAGCGACGGCGTGCGGATCGCCATGGTCGGGGTCGAAGACCTGATCGTCGTGGCCAGCGGTAACGACGTCCTGATCCTGCCACGCGGGCGCAGCCAGGAAGTCAAAAAGTTGATCGAGGCTATGAAGGACGGATGA
- a CDS encoding TIGR03013 family XrtA/PEP-CTERM system glycosyltransferase, translating to MIRLFKHYVPHAVLLLGLFDIMLLLAAAEFGWVYRASQIGMDVEPIHTRIPQLLTFAISLETAMIAVGVYGAGSLQSLRHAAARILVAVSLGVILLSVIFFMLPGMTLWRSNLLYSMPVAVLLLFALRVLLGKMIGGQAFKRRVVVLGAGARAARLKALAQTPGAGFVVVGYVSMSEPQRVIPEAIARDAIYNLADHVVLLNASEVVLALEERRNALPLKDLLRIKTTGVHVNEISTFLERETGRVDLQSVNPSWLIFSDGFSSGRMLSSIFKRLFDITASALLLTLMAPVILLTALAIKLESKGPAFYRQRRVGLYGVGFDCLKLRSMRQDAEVAGQAVWAEKDDPRITRIGRFIRKCRIDELPQTWSVLKGEMSFVGPRPERPQFVDDLEQQLNYYAERHMVKPGITGWAQINYPYGASIEDSRQKLEYDLYYAKNYSPFLDILILLQTIRVVLWPEGAR from the coding sequence ATGATCAGGCTGTTCAAGCATTATGTGCCGCACGCCGTGCTGCTGCTCGGCCTGTTCGACATCATGCTGCTTCTTGCTGCGGCGGAGTTCGGCTGGGTCTATCGCGCCAGCCAGATCGGGATGGACGTCGAACCGATCCACACCCGGATCCCGCAATTGCTGACCTTCGCCATCAGCCTGGAAACGGCAATGATCGCGGTCGGCGTGTATGGCGCCGGTTCGCTTCAATCCTTACGCCATGCCGCCGCGCGAATCCTCGTCGCGGTGTCGCTGGGAGTCATCCTCTTGAGCGTCATCTTCTTCATGCTCCCCGGAATGACCCTCTGGCGCTCTAACCTGCTGTATTCGATGCCGGTCGCCGTCCTTCTGCTGTTCGCGCTACGTGTATTGCTCGGCAAGATGATTGGCGGGCAGGCGTTCAAGCGTCGGGTCGTCGTTCTCGGCGCCGGCGCGCGTGCGGCGCGGCTGAAGGCATTGGCGCAGACGCCGGGCGCGGGCTTCGTCGTCGTCGGCTATGTATCGATGAGCGAACCGCAACGCGTCATCCCGGAAGCGATCGCGCGCGACGCGATCTACAACCTTGCCGATCATGTGGTGCTGTTGAACGCCAGCGAAGTGGTGCTGGCGCTAGAGGAACGCCGCAACGCCTTGCCGCTGAAGGATCTGTTGCGGATCAAGACGACGGGCGTGCACGTCAACGAGATTTCGACCTTCCTGGAGCGCGAGACCGGGCGGGTCGATCTGCAGAGCGTCAATCCGAGCTGGCTGATCTTTTCCGACGGATTCTCTTCGGGCCGGATGCTGTCCAGCATCTTCAAGCGCCTGTTCGACATTACCGCCAGCGCATTGCTCCTAACGCTGATGGCGCCGGTGATCCTGCTCACCGCGCTGGCGATAAAGCTGGAGAGCAAGGGGCCTGCTTTCTATCGCCAGCGTCGCGTCGGGCTGTACGGCGTCGGCTTCGATTGCCTTAAACTGCGGTCGATGCGTCAGGACGCCGAAGTGGCCGGACAGGCCGTCTGGGCGGAGAAGGACGATCCCCGCATCACGCGGATCGGTCGTTTCATCCGCAAATGCCGCATCGACGAACTGCCACAGACGTGGAGCGTGCTTAAAGGCGAGATGAGTTTCGTCGGCCCGCGCCCCGAACGGCCCCAGTTCGTCGACGATCTGGAACAGCAGCTCAATTACTACGCCGAACGCCATATGGTGAAGCCGGGCATCACCGGCTGGGCGCAGATCAATTACCCTTACGGCGCGTCGATTGAGGATAGCCGGCAGAAGCTGGAATATGATCTGTACTACGCGAAGAATTATTCGCCGTTTCTCGATATCCTGATCCTCCTGCAGACGATCCGGGTGGTGCTATGGCCCGAGGGCGCTCGGTGA
- the prsK gene encoding XrtA/PEP-CTERM system histidine kinase PrsK codes for MSLTVTLWGHALAALLFCMIAWSQLRDATTALPRLPFVVALVATALWALAVAGIDARDVTARVAESFRNIAWLGFMFALVQRDRAAPHRRTIACLYGVVAIIVLIGIAVVLLEGIDVSTIARLDRARILLRVMVAVSALVLVNHLHSAVAPRERGGIRLLVIALAAMWGMDFVMFGIRYATQGYVAELIAIRGVAMALLAPLFAIAVLRNGDWTLRLSRSVAWQSMSMAGVVLYLLMMVIATRALAEISGENARMAQTAFVFGSTAATLTLVSSPWLKAWVKVKMAKHLFRHRYDYRTEWIRFTDTLGKPEGAAALDERVVKAVADLTDSPAGLLLVPDGAMLGIGARWKWDADDLPTIAGGEALARHLAASGRIVELDSVRAGAGSSADTDSVPPWMIDLTDAWALVPLVHLDRLQGAILLARPPVDRALDWEDFDLLRIAGRQVASYLAEARAQEALAEAERFDEFNRRFAFILHDIKNLVSQLTLTARNAERHADNPEFRADMIATLQDSAGRMNDLLARLSQNHRARGEELRDVELLPLIERVAARRRAHHPVEIEGRHVAAHVDPVRLEQLLGHLLQNAIEASAASDPVKIAIARDGAHVSIDVLDHGCGMSPAFLRDKLFKPFVSSKPGGFGIGAFEARQLAQGMGGSVAVTSREGGGDAGGTQFRITLPAAHTLRLEQAA; via the coding sequence GTGTCGTTGACCGTCACCCTATGGGGCCATGCGCTCGCCGCCCTGCTGTTCTGCATGATCGCATGGTCGCAGCTGCGCGACGCCACCACCGCGCTGCCCCGCTTGCCGTTCGTCGTGGCGCTCGTCGCGACCGCATTGTGGGCACTGGCCGTGGCTGGGATCGACGCGCGCGACGTGACGGCGCGCGTGGCGGAGTCGTTCCGCAACATCGCCTGGCTGGGGTTCATGTTCGCATTGGTGCAGCGCGACCGCGCGGCCCCGCATCGCCGCACCATCGCCTGTCTGTACGGCGTGGTGGCGATCATCGTGCTGATCGGGATCGCTGTCGTCCTGCTCGAGGGGATCGACGTATCGACGATCGCGCGGCTCGATCGCGCGCGCATCCTGTTGCGCGTCATGGTCGCGGTCAGCGCGCTGGTGCTGGTCAATCACCTCCATTCGGCGGTCGCGCCGCGGGAGCGCGGGGGCATCCGGCTGCTCGTCATCGCTCTGGCGGCGATGTGGGGCATGGATTTCGTGATGTTCGGCATCCGCTACGCCACGCAAGGCTATGTCGCTGAACTGATCGCGATCCGCGGGGTCGCGATGGCGCTGCTCGCGCCGCTGTTCGCTATTGCGGTGCTGCGCAACGGCGATTGGACACTGCGCCTGTCGCGCTCGGTGGCGTGGCAATCCATGTCGATGGCCGGCGTCGTCCTGTACCTGCTGATGATGGTCATCGCGACCCGCGCGCTGGCCGAGATCAGCGGCGAGAATGCCCGCATGGCGCAGACGGCGTTCGTCTTCGGATCGACCGCCGCGACGCTGACGCTCGTATCCTCGCCGTGGCTGAAAGCGTGGGTCAAGGTGAAGATGGCGAAGCACCTGTTCCGCCACCGCTACGATTATCGCACGGAGTGGATCCGCTTCACGGACACACTGGGCAAGCCGGAAGGTGCCGCCGCGCTGGACGAACGCGTGGTGAAGGCGGTCGCCGACCTGACCGATTCTCCCGCCGGCCTGCTGCTCGTCCCCGATGGCGCGATGCTGGGCATCGGCGCGCGGTGGAAATGGGATGCGGACGATCTGCCGACGATCGCGGGTGGGGAAGCGCTCGCGCGGCATCTGGCAGCGAGCGGCCGGATCGTCGAACTGGATTCGGTGCGGGCCGGTGCCGGCTCGTCGGCCGATACGGACAGCGTTCCGCCATGGATGATCGACCTGACCGACGCCTGGGCGCTGGTCCCGCTAGTCCATCTGGATCGGTTGCAGGGCGCGATCCTGCTGGCGCGGCCACCGGTTGACCGCGCGCTCGACTGGGAGGATTTCGACCTGTTGCGCATCGCGGGGCGGCAAGTGGCCAGCTACCTTGCCGAGGCGCGCGCGCAGGAAGCGCTGGCCGAGGCTGAGCGGTTCGACGAATTCAACCGCCGCTTCGCCTTCATCCTGCACGATATCAAGAACCTCGTCAGCCAGCTGACGCTCACCGCGCGCAACGCCGAACGGCATGCGGACAATCCCGAATTCCGCGCCGACATGATCGCGACCTTGCAGGATTCCGCCGGACGGATGAACGACCTGCTCGCACGGCTGTCGCAGAACCACCGCGCGCGTGGCGAGGAATTGCGCGACGTGGAATTGCTGCCGCTGATCGAGCGGGTCGCCGCGCGACGCCGCGCGCATCATCCGGTCGAGATCGAGGGCAGGCACGTCGCCGCGCACGTCGATCCGGTGCGGCTTGAACAGTTGCTGGGTCACTTGTTGCAGAACGCGATCGAAGCCAGCGCTGCGTCCGATCCCGTCAAAATCGCGATCGCGCGTGACGGCGCGCACGTGTCGATCGACGTCCTCGATCATGGCTGCGGCATGTCGCCGGCATTCCTGCGCGACAAATTGTTTAAACCCTTCGTCTCGTCCAAACCCGGCGGCTTCGGCATCGGCGCGTTCGAGGCGCGACAATTGGCGCAGGGCATGGGCGGCAGCGTCGCCGTCACCAGCCGCGAAGGTGGAGGCGATGCCGGCGGTACGCAGTTCCGCATCACGCTACCCGCCGCACACACATTACGTCTGGAACAGGCCGCATGA
- the prsR gene encoding PEP-CTERM-box response regulator transcription factor, whose product MSAKPKLLIVEDDAGLQRQLRWAYEDYEVVVAGDRASALDALRADEPAVVTLDLGLPPDPDGTTEGFATLAEILRLKPDTKVIVASGHGARDSALKAIAEGAWDFYAKPIDIDQLGLIVARAFHVHALEAENRRLAEHSTGTVLGGMITAAPEMLRVTRTIERVAHADVSVMLLGASGTGKELLARGVHDSSPRAKGTFVAINCAAIPETLLESELFGHEKGAFTGAVKMTEGKIEQAAGGTLFLDEVGDIPLPLQVKLLRFLQERTIERIGGRKAIAVDTRIVCATHQDLDAMVASGAFREDLYYRLAEIVVRIPSLAERSGDPGLLAQHFLRKYAKAMNSAVTGLSPDARDAIETWGWPGNVREMENRMKRAVIMAEGKLVTAADLDLTGDGEREPLNLRTIREQADRRAIGNALARADGNISNTAKLLGVSRPTLYDLLKGYDIHA is encoded by the coding sequence ATGAGCGCGAAACCGAAACTGCTGATCGTCGAGGACGATGCCGGGCTGCAACGCCAGTTGCGCTGGGCGTATGAAGATTATGAGGTCGTCGTGGCAGGCGACCGCGCCAGCGCGTTGGACGCACTCCGCGCGGACGAACCCGCCGTCGTTACGCTGGACCTGGGCCTGCCGCCAGATCCCGACGGCACGACCGAAGGCTTTGCGACGCTGGCCGAGATCCTGCGGCTGAAGCCCGATACCAAGGTGATCGTCGCGTCCGGCCACGGAGCGCGGGACAGCGCGCTGAAGGCGATCGCGGAAGGCGCATGGGATTTCTATGCCAAACCGATCGACATCGACCAGCTCGGCCTGATCGTCGCGCGGGCATTCCACGTTCATGCGCTGGAAGCTGAGAACCGCCGTCTGGCCGAACACTCCACCGGCACCGTGCTGGGCGGAATGATCACCGCCGCGCCGGAAATGCTCAGGGTCACGCGAACCATCGAGCGCGTCGCACATGCCGATGTCTCGGTCATGCTGCTGGGCGCGAGCGGGACCGGCAAGGAGTTGCTGGCCCGCGGCGTCCATGATTCCAGCCCCCGCGCCAAGGGTACGTTCGTCGCGATCAATTGCGCGGCAATCCCCGAGACGCTGCTGGAAAGCGAATTGTTCGGTCATGAAAAGGGCGCCTTCACCGGTGCCGTGAAGATGACCGAGGGCAAGATCGAGCAGGCTGCCGGTGGTACGCTGTTCCTCGACGAAGTGGGCGACATCCCCCTGCCCCTGCAGGTCAAGCTGCTGCGCTTCCTGCAGGAGCGGACGATCGAGCGGATCGGCGGCCGCAAGGCGATCGCGGTCGACACGCGGATCGTCTGCGCCACGCACCAGGATCTGGACGCGATGGTGGCGTCGGGCGCGTTTCGCGAGGATCTCTATTATCGTCTCGCGGAGATCGTCGTACGCATTCCATCGCTTGCCGAACGTTCGGGCGACCCCGGACTGCTCGCACAGCACTTCCTGCGAAAATATGCCAAGGCGATGAACTCCGCCGTGACCGGCCTGTCGCCCGACGCACGCGATGCGATCGAGACATGGGGCTGGCCCGGCAACGTCCGCGAAATGGAGAACCGCATGAAGCGTGCGGTGATCATGGCGGAGGGCAAGCTGGTCACCGCGGCGGATCTCGACCTGACCGGGGATGGCGAACGCGAACCACTGAACCTGCGCACCATCCGCGAGCAGGCGGACCGGCGAGCGATCGGCAATGCTTTGGCGCGTGCCGACGGGAATATCTCGAACACCGCGAAATTGCTCGGTGTCAGCCGTCCGACCTTGTACGATCTGCTGAAGGGGTACGACATACATGCCTGA
- a CDS encoding ATP-binding protein — protein sequence MTDPLDRIADALERLAPPPAASADPLKHPAYVWKSDVLVATRAFVALPLEQLIGIDKQKAALVGNLDRLAHGFAAHDVLLWGARGTGKSALVKSAVADVQEKGGDLALVEVGSASLDSLPALFAAIAAIPRAFALFIDDLGFDAAGDARALRSMLEGGAEARPANARLLVTSNRRHLVPRDIAEQESAINPRDAIDDQLALADRFGLSLGFHVMDQDLYLAVVEGYAAAHDLPFDPAEAVGWATRRGSRSGRVAWHYIVDLAGRTGRSIDRNAV from the coding sequence ATGACCGACCCGCTCGATCGCATAGCCGACGCTCTCGAACGTCTCGCCCCGCCCCCCGCGGCGTCGGCCGATCCGTTGAAGCATCCGGCCTATGTCTGGAAAAGCGACGTATTGGTCGCGACGCGGGCCTTCGTCGCCTTGCCGCTGGAACAACTGATCGGCATCGACAAGCAAAAGGCGGCGTTGGTCGGCAATCTCGATCGGCTGGCGCACGGCTTCGCGGCGCACGATGTGCTGCTCTGGGGCGCGCGCGGGACGGGCAAATCCGCTTTGGTGAAAAGCGCCGTGGCCGATGTACAGGAAAAGGGCGGCGATCTCGCCCTCGTCGAGGTCGGCAGTGCCAGCCTGGACAGCCTGCCTGCGCTGTTCGCCGCGATCGCCGCGATCCCCCGCGCCTTCGCGCTGTTCATCGACGATCTCGGCTTCGATGCGGCGGGCGATGCGCGGGCGCTACGTTCGATGCTGGAGGGCGGTGCGGAGGCGCGGCCGGCCAATGCCCGGCTGCTGGTGACGTCCAACCGCCGCCACCTCGTGCCGCGCGATATTGCGGAGCAGGAAAGCGCGATCAATCCGCGCGATGCGATCGACGATCAGCTCGCGCTGGCGGATCGCTTCGGGCTTAGCCTCGGCTTCCATGTCATGGACCAGGATCTGTATCTTGCCGTGGTCGAAGGATATGCCGCAGCACACGACCTGCCCTTCGACCCGGCAGAGGCGGTCGGCTGGGCGACACGGCGCGGTAGCCGGTCGGGACGCGTCGCATGGCATTACATCGTCGATCTGGCGGGCCGTACTGGCCGAAGCATCGACCGCAACGCTGTCTGA
- a CDS encoding sensor histidine kinase has product MAHLGELDLCDRLAPTLPSWATQVVVGVLTAGAAGIVRLMFDLVAPGAAPFALVYPSIIVATLFARWGAGLVGASLSIVYAWYYFLPIRNSFRFADANGALSLGVITVTAILTIVISEMFRRSARMATAERDREIADRDLFLAEFDHRVKNNFAIVAGLLDMQRRRAVDPATVEALATAQARVDSIARAHRHLYRGDGKQPGMVEIRDYMSDLCAALAEALFLRGGIHLSCDADEVAVPRDRAVSIGLIVNELVTNAAKHAFPGRDIGTIDVTFRKSSAGGWTLSVADDGVGMPDAPVQASAQNGLGSRLIEAFARQAGGTISIDSDHTGTRVTLALAP; this is encoded by the coding sequence ATGGCTCATCTCGGCGAACTCGATTTGTGCGACCGGCTCGCACCGACGTTGCCGTCATGGGCGACGCAGGTCGTCGTCGGCGTCCTCACGGCCGGCGCCGCCGGGATCGTGCGGCTGATGTTCGACCTCGTCGCACCCGGCGCGGCGCCCTTCGCGCTCGTCTATCCGTCGATCATCGTGGCGACACTGTTCGCCCGTTGGGGTGCGGGACTGGTCGGGGCGAGCCTGTCGATCGTCTACGCCTGGTATTATTTCCTGCCGATTAGGAATTCGTTCCGGTTCGCCGACGCGAACGGCGCGCTATCGCTGGGCGTCATTACCGTCACCGCGATCTTGACGATCGTGATCAGCGAAATGTTCAGGCGATCCGCCAGAATGGCGACGGCCGAGCGCGACCGGGAAATCGCCGACCGCGACCTGTTCCTCGCCGAATTCGACCATCGGGTTAAGAACAACTTCGCGATCGTCGCCGGTCTGCTCGACATGCAACGACGCCGCGCGGTCGATCCGGCGACGGTCGAGGCGCTGGCCACGGCGCAGGCGCGTGTGGACAGCATCGCCCGGGCGCACCGCCATTTGTATCGTGGCGACGGCAAGCAACCGGGCATGGTCGAGATCCGCGACTATATGTCCGACCTTTGCGCCGCTCTGGCCGAGGCGCTCTTCCTGCGCGGCGGTATCCACCTCAGCTGCGATGCGGACGAGGTCGCGGTGCCGCGCGACCGTGCGGTGTCGATCGGGCTGATCGTCAACGAACTCGTCACCAATGCGGCGAAGCACGCGTTTCCGGGTCGCGACATCGGGACGATCGACGTCACGTTCCGCAAGAGCAGCGCCGGCGGCTGGACGCTCAGCGTCGCGGACGACGGCGTGGGCATGCCCGACGCCCCCGTTCAGGCCAGCGCGCAAAATGGCCTGGGATCACGCCTCATCGAGGCGTTTGCCCGGCAAGCCGGGGGCACGATCAGCATCGACAGCGACCACACCGGAACGCGCGTCACGCTGGCGCTGGCGCCCTAG